GAAACTTCATTGATGTATCGGACCGGTATCAATTTGGTCAGGCAGAAGAGATCATTGGTGCATTCACCGAGTCTAATCGGCAGGATTTTATCTTTTGTACCAAATACACCCTAAGCAGTCAGCCTACGGCCTCGGTAGCCCATACCGGGAATCATCGTAAAGCCATGCGTCAGGCGATAGAGGGTAGCTTAAAGCGACTGAAAACCGATTACATTGATCTCTATATCCCACATTTTGATGATGGCATTACGCCGCTGGAAGAAATCGCTCGGGGGCTGGAAGACCTGGTGAAAGCGGGTAAAGTTTTATACACGGGAGTAGCTAATTTCCCCGCCTGGAAAGCGGCTTCTTTGGCCACTTCGATACCGCTAGCAGCAATTCAATTTGAATACAACCTTTTAGAACGAACCGCAGAGCGGGAGTTAACGCCCATGGCCGATTACTTTGGCTTAGGTAAGATGGCCTATTCCCCCTTAGCGGGAGGCGTACTAACCGGTAAGTACCGACAAGGTTCTACTGGACGGGTCACCCGATTAAACACCGATGGTTATCAGGAAGACGAACGTACCCAGGCTATTCTGGATGAATTAAAGCAAATGACTAGCGAAATGGATGCTACGTTGGGACAACTGGCACTGGCCTGGGTGCGAAGTAAAGGAGTCTTTCCCATCATTGGTGCCCGCAGTCGAGATCATCTGGAGACAAGTTTAAAGGGAATCCACATCAGTCTCAGTGAAAGTCAAGTGGCACGACTGGATGTCGTCAGTGCTCAGTCAAAGGGCTACCCCCACGACTTACTGGCTAAGGTTCAGACCAAATACTAAAAGATTGACGATGCTGTCAATCAGCAACCATTACGAAAGAATATTGGATGCGAGGCCGGAAGAAAGCTGCCTATGAAAGCCTACTTTACGGATAAAGCAGATCATCAAACATCCCGGTACCTGAGGCATCGGGATGTAAAAACTTCCGCTAAAATAAATAATCAGTCTTTGCACCCAGGGTACAAACACGTCACTTTGAAACCCGCTGAATCTATGGATGCCAGCCGGTATGTAACCTTCAGCCTTTAATACAATAAAAAGATGAGCCGGTGAAGCTGAGTATTTTTGAAAATACCTAAGAGAATCAGGGCGTAAGCGGTACGGTTTTGGAATAAATCAAATCGGACACATTCCGGGTTTTAATTCCGATCCGTGCAAACAAAAAGCCCGTTCGCTTCAGATTTGTTTTTTCGGCGTTTGATAAGGTCTTTAAGTTTAGGGTGATGGTATTACTGCCCGGTACCACGGTGGTAAACGCTTTTTCGTAGACCTTAGAAGTATTGTCCACGATGGCCGTTGGAGCGAGGTGGATCACCGCCTTTTCCATAGTAGCCGAAGCAACCACTTGTGTTAGATTGAACGTGGCCGTGAAGACCGAATCCTGATAATTACTTTTGAAATCACTCAGCCAGAAATAAGGCGTCACTTCGAAATTGATGTTCTTCTCTTCGCCTTTCAGGGAAAACCGCAAGGTGTCGGTATTGGGCACCCACGGACCCCGCCCCGGAGTCAGGTTGAGGTAGTAGTCTCCATCGAACGTGTTAATGGTATAACTGCCGTCCTCTTTGGAGAATACCTTCACAAAGCCCTGAATCCAACCTTCGCCCGTTTGGTGGAGCTGAAGCATGTTGGAGCCGGTCGCGTCAGAAGCGGTACTCATGAGCTGCATGGGTTGTCCTTTATAGAGAAACTGGCCCGAAACCTTGGAAGAAGGGTAGTCCCAGTTATCAATTTCCGTGCTACATCCTACCAGGAAAAGCACGGGTAGAAAAAGGATCAGACGGTAAAAAACGGATGGTATAGTCATGAGATCAATACTATTGTAAAGGGTTGTATACCAGTTTGGGGTTATTAGCTCGCCAGCTGGGCTGAATCGCCATGTAGTAGTTCATTAAGGGGAAATTGCGGGGATTGGGGGCCATCTTGTACGAGACCTGTTTGGTAAAAACCCATTTGCCATTATTCGCATCGCCCGCAGCCACTACTTTATAGGGAAACAGGGAGTACATCTGAGCCGTGGGATCATTGGGCGTACCGTTCCAGATGGTATGGGCTAATCGCCAACGTTTTAAGTCCCAGTACCGGTGATCTTCAAAAGCGAATTCAACCCGATATTCATTGACAATGTGGTTAAACGTAATTGTTGATTCGGTTACGGGCGTGATACCACCCCGGCGACGTGTAGCGTTCAAGTTTGTCACTGCTTTGGCTTTATCACCAAGCTCGAAAGCGGCCTCGGCGGCAATCAGATACGCTTCGGCAATACGGAATCTCGGCCACCACATTTCGCTAAAACCCGGATTAAGTCCTGCATTGGGTGTTTCGTCCAGGAATTTCCGAACCAGAAACCCGGTTTTGTTAACAAAATTGTCCGAATTAGCTACGGGACCATTGATGGAAGTAATGAGATTTCCTTCCGGATCCCGGCCACCAACGCTGGAAGTTCGGATCACGTATTCATTACCGGATTTGTTAAGTTGTCCAGCCTGTAGAATGACTGGCGTCTGTCGGTAAGGAGCATTAGGGTAGAGGACCGTTCCCCAGAGGCGAGCATCTTTTTTCGTGAAAGGATCTTCTACGGAATTATAGAATACATAACTCCCATCGTCATTTTTTGTCTTGATTTGTGGGGCACTGCCATCTTTGTTTTCAAAGGCTTCTACCAGATTCAAAACGACGCCGAGGGCATTTCCATCCGTAAAATCCCGGTGCGAGTAGGGCATGGTGAAATTCGTAAACTGAGTCACCACATTGGGTCGTAGTCGATCCATCGCCCAGATTACTTCTGTATTCCCCGACTTTACACTCGTCGCTTTATAAAAGGATTCGCCCAGGTTCGTAGGATCAATCTGCAAAACGTAAGGGCTTTGTTGAATGACCTGTTCGGCCGTTTCAAAGGCAATTTTATAATATTTACTAGCTTGGTCCGCGGGAATACCGGCTTCCCAATTCTGGGTTCTGATGCTAGGCGTGATTTTATTGCCATAGTTGGCAATGGAACCGGCATAGACCGCAGCCCGTGCTTTGAGCATCAGGGCAGCCCATTTATTGGCAACGCCTCCGTTGGTGGTTTTAGCGGAAGTTAGATTAGCCGCCGCCAGATCGCACTGGGCAATGACGTAGTCGTAAATGCCTGCTTCCGTGGATCGTGGCACCTGAAACCGAACCGGATCAATGCCCGATTCATAGGTATAGACCGTATCCCCCAGAATGGGCATGCCGCCAAAACAGCGAGCCATACAGAAATGATACCAGGCTCTTAAAAAGAGGCACTGAGCTTCCAGATTACTACGGTCTGCTTCCAGTAAGGCCGATCGGGCCGCATTCGAACGGATACCCGCCAGAAACTGATTCATGCGGCGAACCAAGCCATAATCATACGTTTGAAAAAAATCACGGGGGATGATCTTTTCGGCATCCGTGGTGGTCGCGGGTCCATAAGAAAGGTTCGCTTCGTCCAGCAAGTGATAATTACCGTGATTACTGTTGGTCTGTCCGTAATTAACAGAAGCGTAAAAATTAGCCAGAACCGACTGAGCCAGGGCTTTGTCCGTAAAGACACCCTGCTCGGGTAAAATATTCGTGGGTTCGGTATCCAGTTCAGTCGTGCATCCCGCCAGACTCAGCAGAAAAGCCATCGCCAGTAAACCAAGAGAGAGTTTCATAATCTTGCGTAAATAGAGGTATTACAGTTTCAGGGAAAAACCAGCATTGACTAACCGCGGGTTAGGGTAGGCGATGCCTGAATTGGCAGTCATCTCCGGATCTAAGCCACCAGGCATATTAGTTAAAGTCAGGATGTTCTGAGCAGATACGTAGATCCGTAAGCCCGAAAGTTTAGCTTTTTTGATCATCCGGTCAGGTAGCGTATAGCCAAACTCAATATTACGTAGCTTTATATACGTAACATTCGTTTGCCAGTTACTATTGGGCCAGTGGGTATTCATCCAGTTATTAACTCCCTTAGTTAGCAGGGGATATTTGCCGATATTAAATCCGCTGTTTTTGTCCCAGATGTCTTTGTACCAGGTGGAGTTATTGGCCAGATACTGCGAAACATTGGTGTTTCCATCGAAGTACCGCATCACCCATTGCTGTTCGTAAGTAAACTTCGAACCTCCGGCAAACTCGGCTCTAAAATCAAACCCTTTCCAACTGGCTCCAGCCTGGAAGGCAAAGTTTAACCAAGGCGTTCCGTTATTGAGGCGGTACGTAACGTTCTTCATATCCAGATCGGTGATGTAACCGTCGTTATTCGTATCCTGATAGATGTAATCACCGGGGCGAATGGTGGTATTCCCGTAGTGATCTTGATCGATGGGGTGATTGGCAATCTGTTCCCAGCTTTGAAACTGGCCATTGGCTACGAGTTGAAAGCTACCATCCCGGAAGCGGCCTTCCGTGTTCCATACGTCCCGATAGCGATCATAAGAATTGGCCCATCTGGGTTTGTAACGCGTCCCCGTAATCCAGCGGGAAAAGGTGAAATTGCCGCTTACAAAGTAGTTGAAGTCCCGCACATTGTCTTTCCAGCTTAGGTACATTTCAATACCTTTGGTATGATCACTGTTCAGGTTTTCAGCGGGTAAGCTAAAACCAATTTCGTTGGGTAACAGGACGTCATACCGGCTGGCTAATTCACCCGTCTGGTGGCGATCAAACCAGTCAAAACCCGCCGTGAGGCGATTGCCCAATAAGCCTACATCGATTCCAAAATCCAGTACATACACCCGGCCCCAGGTAATGTTATCGGTAGCCAGGCCCGTAATACGGCTGGAAACCACATCCCGGCCATCCAGAATGGCCGAGCCCTGATTGAAGTTATAACCCGTAATATAAGTTAGAGCACTCCCCAACTCTTTCCCTAGTACGCCGTAGGAACCTCGAATTTTTACTTCATCGATTTTCTGGTTCAGGAACGCATTGTTTTTCCAAAATCCCTCTTGCGAAATCCGGTACGCCAGCGATCCGGAAGGGAAAAAGCCAAAACGTTTGCCTTTTTTGTAGAAGTAAGAGCCATCATACCGACCCGATAACTCCATAATATACTTGTTATCAAAGTCGTAGTTGAATCTTCCCAAAACGCCCAGACGGCTCTGGGTAAAAGGAATACCATCTCCTACGTTGGTCGTAGATTTGGTCGTCAGGAATGGAATACCATTTGCTTCCTGGCTTCCCAGAATATATATACTTGGGTAATTAGCCGACTTCGTTTCCATCCCCGTAACCAAATGCACGTGGTGCTTGCCAAAGGTCTTCTCGTAGTCGAGTTGCACGTTACTGGTCATCTCCTCCGCGTTTTGTACGTAACGTTCCAAGTAGCGAGCATTGCCCTGATAGGCAATGGCGTATGCGTTGGTAGGCTCGTCGAAACGGTACAAAAGCGGAGATTTTTCCCGTAAATCGTTTCGAATATTTCGGTACCAGTAGCTAACCAGAGCCCGTGCTTTTAGTCCATCGAAAATGCTGTATTCGGCAGTACCGTTAATTTGCATGATGCGGATCTGAGACTCGTATTTACCCGACATTTCTTCATTGATCCAGCCATAACTAAATTGAGGATCAATTGCCGAGATTCCTGGGTAGCGAGGATCGTCATTAACGAAAGGTCGTTTGGTCGGCAAATTTCGGAAGGCTGCCTGGAGAGCAAAATCGTAATCATCGCCCGGAAGGCCTGGTTGCCGGTTTCGTTCCAGACGCCCGTTCATCTGTACCCCAATCTTAAGCTTTTTAGTAATGTTGAAGTTGACATTACTTTGAAAGTTGGTACGATCGAATCCGTGAAAATTTCGCAGCATACTCTTCTGCTCAATGCGGTTTAAACTGATGTAATAATCCGCGTTGTCACTACCG
This portion of the Siphonobacter curvatus genome encodes:
- a CDS encoding aldo/keto reductase; amino-acid sequence: MNYKLFGTQTGLPASELILGGSQLGDRSGYGTAPEEALRILSVYADAGGNFIDVSDRYQFGQAEEIIGAFTESNRQDFIFCTKYTLSSQPTASVAHTGNHRKAMRQAIEGSLKRLKTDYIDLYIPHFDDGITPLEEIARGLEDLVKAGKVLYTGVANFPAWKAASLATSIPLAAIQFEYNLLERTAERELTPMADYFGLGKMAYSPLAGGVLTGKYRQGSTGRVTRLNTDGYQEDERTQAILDELKQMTSEMDATLGQLALAWVRSKGVFPIIGARSRDHLETSLKGIHISLSESQVARLDVVSAQSKGYPHDLLAKVQTKY
- a CDS encoding DUF3823 domain-containing protein encodes the protein MTIPSVFYRLILFLPVLFLVGCSTEIDNWDYPSSKVSGQFLYKGQPMQLMSTASDATGSNMLQLHQTGEGWIQGFVKVFSKEDGSYTINTFDGDYYLNLTPGRGPWVPNTDTLRFSLKGEEKNINFEVTPYFWLSDFKSNYQDSVFTATFNLTQVVASATMEKAVIHLAPTAIVDNTSKVYEKAFTTVVPGSNTITLNLKTLSNAEKTNLKRTGFLFARIGIKTRNVSDLIYSKTVPLTP
- a CDS encoding RagB/SusD family nutrient uptake outer membrane protein; translated protein: MKLSLGLLAMAFLLSLAGCTTELDTEPTNILPEQGVFTDKALAQSVLANFYASVNYGQTNSNHGNYHLLDEANLSYGPATTTDAEKIIPRDFFQTYDYGLVRRMNQFLAGIRSNAARSALLEADRSNLEAQCLFLRAWYHFCMARCFGGMPILGDTVYTYESGIDPVRFQVPRSTEAGIYDYVIAQCDLAAANLTSAKTTNGGVANKWAALMLKARAAVYAGSIANYGNKITPSIRTQNWEAGIPADQASKYYKIAFETAEQVIQQSPYVLQIDPTNLGESFYKATSVKSGNTEVIWAMDRLRPNVVTQFTNFTMPYSHRDFTDGNALGVVLNLVEAFENKDGSAPQIKTKNDDGSYVFYNSVEDPFTKKDARLWGTVLYPNAPYRQTPVILQAGQLNKSGNEYVIRTSSVGGRDPEGNLITSINGPVANSDNFVNKTGFLVRKFLDETPNAGLNPGFSEMWWPRFRIAEAYLIAAEAAFELGDKAKAVTNLNATRRRGGITPVTESTITFNHIVNEYRVEFAFEDHRYWDLKRWRLAHTIWNGTPNDPTAQMYSLFPYKVVAAGDANNGKWVFTKQVSYKMAPNPRNFPLMNYYMAIQPSWRANNPKLVYNPLQ
- a CDS encoding SusC/RagA family TonB-linked outer membrane protein is translated as MLLLLHIPKGYQRMALRLVGCLLSLLIFLQTEVYAQQDLNRRISIVVKDQNVEDVLKRIEKLVGVKFIYSREIIQSKQKISYEAQNQPIQTILNEILNPIQVTYESSGNQILLKRIVPPTSTLKKETSLGAEIPITGTVSDDKGNPVVGVNILIKGTTRGTVTTSDGTFKLLVTSEDDVLLFSYLGYKTQEVRVGKQSSISLTLSDDNKVLDEVVVVGFGLKNKKETLSGAISTVNADELSHASTVTAAGALVGKIPGIAFRQSSGRPGSAPAIEIRNYGTPLVIIDGIQKDYGSFAQLDFNDIENISILKDASASIYGMQAANGVLVVTTKRGKRNQKPVITLQSYYGLQIPAGYNKPADAATYMKAIIQDETYNNVPDAARTINREQYDQWVRGTEPGFQSFDWYNYIWQTRPQVYGSLNISGGSDNADYYISLNRIEQKSMLRNFHGFDRTNFQSNVNFNITKKLKIGVQMNGRLERNRQPGLPGDDYDFALQAAFRNLPTKRPFVNDDPRYPGISAIDPQFSYGWINEEMSGKYESQIRIMQINGTAEYSIFDGLKARALVSYWYRNIRNDLREKSPLLYRFDEPTNAYAIAYQGNARYLERYVQNAEEMTSNVQLDYEKTFGKHHVHLVTGMETKSANYPSIYILGSQEANGIPFLTTKSTTNVGDGIPFTQSRLGVLGRFNYDFDNKYIMELSGRYDGSYFYKKGKRFGFFPSGSLAYRISQEGFWKNNAFLNQKIDEVKIRGSYGVLGKELGSALTYITGYNFNQGSAILDGRDVVSSRITGLATDNITWGRVYVLDFGIDVGLLGNRLTAGFDWFDRHQTGELASRYDVLLPNEIGFSLPAENLNSDHTKGIEMYLSWKDNVRDFNYFVSGNFTFSRWITGTRYKPRWANSYDRYRDVWNTEGRFRDGSFQLVANGQFQSWEQIANHPIDQDHYGNTTIRPGDYIYQDTNNDGYITDLDMKNVTYRLNNGTPWLNFAFQAGASWKGFDFRAEFAGGSKFTYEQQWVMRYFDGNTNVSQYLANNSTWYKDIWDKNSGFNIGKYPLLTKGVNNWMNTHWPNSNWQTNVTYIKLRNIEFGYTLPDRMIKKAKLSGLRIYVSAQNILTLTNMPGGLDPEMTANSGIAYPNPRLVNAGFSLKL